TGCAATTGGGTGGATCTGATCTCGATGAGCTGGTTACTGCAACGCGTTTGGGTGCTGACGCTGGCTATAATGAGATCAACCTGAATTGCGGTTGCCCGTCAGACCGGGTCCAGTCCGGCGCCTTTGGAGCTGTGTTGATGCAGCGCCCCGACCTGGTTGCCGATTGTGTCGCAGCCATGTGCGCGGCGGTGGATGTCGAGATTACCGTTAAGTGCCGTATCGGGGTGGACGCGCAGAAGCCTCAGGACGTCTTGCCTGATTTCCTGCAAAAGATCAGCAATGCTGGGTGTCGCCGCGTGACAATCCATGCTCGCAAGGCCTGGCTGCAGGGCCTTAGCCCCAAGGAAAACCGGGATATCCCGCCGTTGGACTATGAGATCGTGCACCAGATGAAAGCTGATTTTCCGGATCTGCATATTTCGGTCAATGGTGGCATCACAACACTGGCAGAGGCCAAGGCCCATCTGGATCGAGGCCTAGATGGGGTAATGATCGGCCGGGCGGCGTATCATCAGCCTGGTGATGTCCTGCGCGCCGCGGATCCAGAAATCTTTGGCACCGGCGAGTTCAGCGACCCGATAGATGTTGCCCGCCAGATGTTGCCTTATATTGAACGTCATCTCAGCCAAGGCGGACGGCTGCACCAGGTGACCCGTCATATGCTGGGATTGTTCGCAGGTCGACCCGGCGCACGGCAATGGCGGCGCACGCTGTCAGAGGGGGCCCACCGTGACAGTGCAGGTCCTGCGCTGGTCGAAACAGCGCTCGCCGCGATTTCGGAGTAACCCACAACCATCCTTCTTTGATCTGGTCACTTCCCGCAGGGCATTGTTTTGTCCTGCGCATGCAATAACTAAGGAATAACTGATGCCCGATACTATGCTTCTCATTCAAATGCTGGTGATGCTTGCTGTGATTGGTGCGATTGCCGGAGTGTTAGCCGGGCTGTTGGGGGTTGGAGGTGGAATTGTCTTGGTACCGGCCTTTTTCTACGCCTTTCAAACCTTGGGATATGGCGGCGACCAACTGATGCAACTGTGTCTGGCGACCTCATTGGCGACGATTATGGTGACTTCGCAGCGGTCCCTGCTGAGCCACCATAAAAAGGGTGCTGTAGAATGGGAGATCCTGCGGGGTTGGGCCCCGGGCATCGTTTTGGGTGCCGTCGCAGGTGTGCTGGCTGCCTCAGCGTTGCGGTCGACCACCCTGCAAGGGTTGTTCGGCGTGTTGGGCCTGGTGATCGGGCTGTATTTGGGTTTTGGGCGCAGTGAATGGCGATTGGGAGACGCAATGCCAAAAGGCGCACGGCGTTTCGCTTTGTCCCCGTTGTTTGGCTTTCTGTCTGTTCTGATGGGCATCGGCGGTGGCAGCTTTGGTGTGCCACTGATGAGCCTGTATAACACGCCCATTCACCGTGCTGTGGCCACAGCGGCCGGTCTTGGGGTGATCATTGCCGTGCCCTCGGTGATCGGGTTCTTGTTTCTGCCGATTGACCCTGCTGTGCGTCCGCCACTGACCTATGGTGCGGTCAATCTGGTGGCTTTTGGCGTGGTGATTGCAATGACGCTGATGACCGCACCCTTGGGCGTGAAACTGGCTCACGCGATGGATCCAAAGCCGCTAAAGCGGATTTTTGCGGTGTTCTTGATTGCGGTTGCATTGAATATGCTTCGCAAAGCCCTGTGGGGGTAACGACGGATGATTGACACCTTCCTGGACAAGGGCTGGATCAGTTTTAGTCATGATCCGACTGTTGAGGCTTGGGCCCGTCATGCCCAGCTCGCCGGGCAAGCAGCCGTACAGGATCCTCGCCACGCAGAGTGGATGCAGTGCGAAGGCACTTGGTTTATTGGCGTTGACGCCTTGGAGAATGATCCACAGGGGCAACTGCCGGGTGGCCCTCCTCTTGCCGGGGCACCGATAGACTTTATCACCAAATACCTTGGCCCGATACCGCCGCTCCATAAGGCGCAACTGTCCGTCATATTCCCCGGCTACCCGCGACCGCGTCCAGGAGAAGACACTGCTGCGTTTCGCTATCGCGAGAAACGGGATGCGGCCCATGTGGATGGTGTTAAACTGTTTGGTGAGGCGCGCCGTCGCCGGGTAGAGGAACCGCATGCCTGGGTGCTGGGACTGCCCCTAACCAAAACCAGCGCCGATGCTGCGCCGTTGGTCATCTGGGAGCACAGCCACAGGATCATGCGTCAGGCCTTTGAGACAGCTTTTGCCGGACAGGCAGCCGAGACCTGGTCACAGGTCGACATCACCGATGCCTACACGCGGGCCCGGGCCGAGGTATTTGAAACCTGCAAACGGGTCACTGTCCATGCATTCCCTGGCGAATCCTACCTCATGCACCGCCTTACCCTGCATGGGGTGGCACCCTGGGCTGCACAGGCCTCCGCGCCCAAAGAGGGTCGAATGATCGCCTATTTTCGACCAGACAGTGCTGATCTGAAAACATGGCTCAGAGCGCCTTGAACGCGCGGTCGTCCAAGTCGAATGCCACTCTTTCATCTTTTTAAAAATACTCGCGCCGCAGGCCTCGTATCAACGGGCGATGTGATCAAACCTGCCCGCAATTTACCTGCGGCCCGTCCGGCCCCCCCGGCGTTTCTTCGGGACGGCGCTTCGGTTTGGCAGGTCTGCGATGATCGCAGTGCGTTCAGTCGCAGACATCAGTGACCAGCGGCTGATTTCCTCGACCGTTCGGGCACAACCGGCGCAAAGCTGGGTCACAGGGTGCACGACGCAGATCTGGGTGCAGGGAGAGTCTACCTCTTCACGTTTCCAAACGTCGCGATCCATGTCTCTACCCGTTCTTCAAATGCGCCAGGCGATCCAGCGCGCCCTGTAGAATATAAGAGGCTGCTACGTGATCGATCACTTCGGAACGACGCTTTCGGGATGTATCCGCCTCTAACAGGGCCCTCTCGGCGGCCACCGTACTAAGCCGTTCATCCCAAAATCCGATCGACAATTCGGTCAACCGGCCAAGGTTGCGCGCAAAAGCGCGGGTTTTCTGACAGCGCGGCCCTTCCGATCCATCCATATTGCGCGGCAGCCCCAGCACGATACCACCGACGTTACGGCCTGCGATGATCTCAAGCAATCGGGCGGCATCCAGTGTGAACTTCTTGCGACGCACTGTTTCAAGCGGAGTGGCAACAGTGCCCATCAGATCCGAGACCGCAACGCCCACGGTCTTATCGCCTAGATCCAACCCCATTAAAGCACGATGTTGGGGCAGGCTGGTTGCAAACTCCTCGAACACATCATGGATCATGGCAATAGTCCTGCCTGTTGCGCTGCGCTTGTGATCAGGGCCACTGCGGCGGCGTCATCTGCAAAGGTTTGTATAGCTTCGTCATGAATAGCCTGGGCCCGGTCGACCTCTTTCAGTACACTTAAGGCTACGATCAGGCGGGCCCATTCCTGCGGACTGCCACCTTCGCTGTTCAAACGCTCGGCCAGGTTTGCGACCATGCCTCGGATCATGTCTTGCCGGTCTTCAGCAGACATATCCTGGGCGCTGGCCATTTCCTCCGGTGTTGGACCAGTCAACGGCGAACCCGGTGCCGGTACGGCGGTGGGTGGGCTGTAGTCAATGCCCGCACGATAGGCCATTTCAGCGATCTGGGCCTGTATGGTTGGGATCCATGGTGCGTTGGCTGGTCCGGTTTGCAGGGTTTCCGCCCAAATCTGATAGGCCATATCCGGGCGTCCGATCTGCCCCAGCATCAGCCCCCAGTAATACCGTGCGGCGCCGTTGCCACCGTCGCGTTCCAGCGCGCGGCGCAGCTCGGCCTCCGCTTCAAGCGAGACGTAACCGCCGGCGGCCATGATCATCAACTCGGCGGCTTCGGCATGGTCCTTGGCTTCGATATCACCGGACATAATCCGGATATAGTTCTGCTTGGCCTGATAGGCGGCAACAAAATTGCCCAGATTGGCCTCATGCTGCACAAGCAATGCTTGTCCCTGCGCATCGTTGACCCGTTCACCAGCGGTCTGGCGAAGCTGCTCTACCAATTGCAGATAGCTGTCTTCGACCTGCTGTGCAGGCAGTGGTGGAACACCGGCTTCGGCCTGTGCCTGCGATGGGCGATCCGTTGACCGCTCTTGAGCCAGTGCAATCCGGTCAGACAGGGGCATATCGCCATATCCATTCACACCCAACCGGACATACAGTCCCAGCGATCCGGCCAGAATTAGCGCTGTAACCAGCACCGCCATCACCAGGGTTACGCGGCGGGGCTGTGCGAGATTGGCCTGATGGGCTTGCAGCTGCTCGTCTGCGGTCAGAATACGTCGCGATATTTCGGTCTTCGTACGATCAGCATCACTTTGGTTGATGACGCCACGGGCCAGATCCTTGTCCAACTCTCGCAATTGCTGGCGGTAGACTTTCAAATCAAACGCAGCAGCCGGTTGGCCAAGCTTCCGCGCCCGCAAAAGAACCATGGCAATCAGCAGTGAAACGGCCAGCGCCATAAACGACGTAACAATCCAGAAGGTCATAGTGTCTCCGTAGTTTGGTCCTCATCTATAGGGCCAGAGCAGCGGAAAAAAGAGCAAATTTGTCGCGCTTGCTGCGATCTCACACGACAGTGATGTCGCAAACCTGCGCAATTGCGACGATTAACGGCGCGGCTTAGGTGGAGTGCTGATGCATACCCATCTCATATCTCGACCCAATTGGATTCGCCATGAAACGCTACTCGGTATTTGCTGTCGCGCGCGAGGCCCTGCGCTACCACTCCGGATGGGAACGCGCATGGCGTTCTCCCGACCCAAAACGTCACTATGATGTCATCATTGTTGGGGCAGGCGGCCACGGCTTGGCCACGGCCTATTACCTCGGCAAAAACTTTGGCATCACCAATGTCGCCGTGATTGAAAAAGGCTGGCTGGGCGGCGGTAACACTGGACGAAACACCACCATCATCCGGTCCAACTATCTTCAGGACCCCTCCGCCGCGATCTATGAAAAGGCGCGCGGCCTGTATGAAAACCTAAGCCAGGACCTGAACTATAACGTCATGTTCAGCCCGCGTGGTGTGTTGATGCTGGCCCAGACCCAACACGAAATCCGTGGCTACCAGCGCACAGCGCATGCCAATGCCCTGCAAGGCGTTCCGACTGAATTTGTCTCACCGCAGCGGGTCAAGGAAATCGTGCCGATCATCA
This portion of the Parasedimentitalea marina genome encodes:
- the ccmI gene encoding c-type cytochrome biogenesis protein CcmI, with translation MTFWIVTSFMALAVSLLIAMVLLRARKLGQPAAAFDLKVYRQQLRELDKDLARGVINQSDADRTKTEISRRILTADEQLQAHQANLAQPRRVTLVMAVLVTALILAGSLGLYVRLGVNGYGDMPLSDRIALAQERSTDRPSQAQAEAGVPPLPAQQVEDSYLQLVEQLRQTAGERVNDAQGQALLVQHEANLGNFVAAYQAKQNYIRIMSGDIEAKDHAEAAELMIMAAGGYVSLEAEAELRRALERDGGNGAARYYWGLMLGQIGRPDMAYQIWAETLQTGPANAPWIPTIQAQIAEMAYRAGIDYSPPTAVPAPGSPLTGPTPEEMASAQDMSAEDRQDMIRGMVANLAERLNSEGGSPQEWARLIVALSVLKEVDRAQAIHDEAIQTFADDAAAVALITSAAQQAGLLP
- the ruvX gene encoding Holliday junction resolvase RuvX; this encodes MIHDVFEEFATSLPQHRALMGLDLGDKTVGVAVSDLMGTVATPLETVRRKKFTLDAARLLEIIAGRNVGGIVLGLPRNMDGSEGPRCQKTRAFARNLGRLTELSIGFWDERLSTVAAERALLEADTSRKRRSEVIDHVAASYILQGALDRLAHLKNG
- a CDS encoding DUF1289 domain-containing protein, producing MDRDVWKREEVDSPCTQICVVHPVTQLCAGCARTVEEISRWSLMSATERTAIIADLPNRSAVPKKRRGGRTGRR
- the dusA gene encoding tRNA dihydrouridine(20/20a) synthase DusA encodes the protein MTELKSRDKSGFSDVRRAARLSVAPMMDWTDQHCRYMHRLLSREVLLYTEMVTAPALVRGGALHLLAHDPLEYPLALQLGGSDLDELVTATRLGADAGYNEINLNCGCPSDRVQSGAFGAVLMQRPDLVADCVAAMCAAVDVEITVKCRIGVDAQKPQDVLPDFLQKISNAGCRRVTIHARKAWLQGLSPKENRDIPPLDYEIVHQMKADFPDLHISVNGGITTLAEAKAHLDRGLDGVMIGRAAYHQPGDVLRAADPEIFGTGEFSDPIDVARQMLPYIERHLSQGGRLHQVTRHMLGLFAGRPGARQWRRTLSEGAHRDSAGPALVETALAAISE
- a CDS encoding sulfite exporter TauE/SafE family protein, whose protein sequence is MPDTMLLIQMLVMLAVIGAIAGVLAGLLGVGGGIVLVPAFFYAFQTLGYGGDQLMQLCLATSLATIMVTSQRSLLSHHKKGAVEWEILRGWAPGIVLGAVAGVLAASALRSTTLQGLFGVLGLVIGLYLGFGRSEWRLGDAMPKGARRFALSPLFGFLSVLMGIGGGSFGVPLMSLYNTPIHRAVATAAGLGVIIAVPSVIGFLFLPIDPAVRPPLTYGAVNLVAFGVVIAMTLMTAPLGVKLAHAMDPKPLKRIFAVFLIAVALNMLRKALWG